The nucleotide window GAAAAGATTAATTGATAAAGAATTAGAGGTTGTTTATCAACAGTTCATTAGAGATGTTGCCAAAGGAAGGGATATGACAGAAAAAAATGTAGAGGAGCTTGCCACTGGTTTTGTATTTGTGGGTTCTGAATCTTTTAATTTAAAATTGATAGATGAGTTAGGGAATTATCAGGATGCTATAAATAAAGCTGTCGAGCTTGGTCAAATAAAGGGAAAACCCACAATAATAGACTTCAAAAGACCAACATTTTTTGACACATTTCTTTTCAATATAATAAGTGGTTTAAAAAAAATGATTCTATCTGATATTTACTTCAATTCTCAATTTCAGTTTGAAGAACCAATTATAAAATAGATGATTTAGATGATTTGATTGAGTAATAATAAGAATAGACGGACTGAATTATCTTTAATAAAGTAAGTTAAGAATTTTAAACTGCACACTTATATTAAGTTAAAAAAGGTCATTTCTATTAAGTTACTATACAATATTTTAAAAGTATTGATTTTTTTATTATTTATAGTTAAAATAACATAAGTCCAATATTGGTGGTTTATTTTCTAAATATTTAATCTTTTAAACCATCTTTCGAAAGGTAAATTTGTAAGTAGGTGTTATCCACCATATCTTCAAAATCCTCAAAATTTCAAAATATAATGGAATTTTTAATATTTTTTAAAAAATGGGAAAAACCTTTTAGAAATTGAGAAATAAACAATTGATAACAAATCTATTCAAAAATTATAAATTTCAATAAAAAAATTTTTACAGGAGGTATTTTTTGGAAAAAATCTTAGAAAAGCCAAATCTTGATGCAATGTTACTTGCTGACTTACAGGATTTAGCTTCAGAAATGGGAATAAAAAATTTTAAGAAATTAACTAAAAATAAATTAATCGTAGAAATATTAAAAGCACAGGCTGAAAGTGATGGTCTTTATTTTAAATCTGGAATACTGGATATATTAGGTGATGGATTTGGGTTTCTAAGAACTGATGGATTTTTACCAAGTGCGAATGATATTTATGTGTCTCAATCACAAATTCGCAGATTTCATCTTAAACAGGGTGATGAAGTAGCTGGCAAAGTTAGATCTCCTAAAGATACAGAGAAATATCATGCAATTTTAAAAATAAAATTGGTGAATGGTGATGATCCTGAAAAGGCACGGAGTAGAAAATATTTTGATCAATTAACCCCTATATATCCCACAGATAGACTATATCTTGAAACCACTCCAATTAGAATTTCTGCAAGAGTAATAGATTTACTTGCTCCCATAGGTAAAGGACAAAGAGGACTTATAGTATCTCCTCCAAAAGCTGGTAAGACTACAATTTTAAAGGATATTGCAAATAGTATAACTACCAATAATCCTGAAGTTATACTGATGGTTCTCCTTGTTGATGAACGTCCTGAAGAGGTTACGGATATGGAAAGGTCAGTTCAGGGAGAGGTAATAAGTTCAACCTTTGATCAACCTTCTGAAAATCATCTTAGAGTTTCAGAAATGGTTCTTGAAAGAGCAAAAAGACTTGTTGAACAAGGT belongs to Actinomycetota bacterium and includes:
- the rho gene encoding transcription termination factor Rho; the protein is MLLADLQDLASEMGIKNFKKLTKNKLIVEILKAQAESDGLYFKSGILDILGDGFGFLRTDGFLPSANDIYVSQSQIRRFHLKQGDEVAGKVRSPKDTEKYHAILKIKLVNGDDPEKARSRKYFDQLTPIYPTDRLYLETTPIRISARVIDLLAPIGKGQRGLIVSPPKAGKTTILKDIANSITTNNPEVILMVLLVDERPEEVTDMERSVQGEVISSTFDQPSENHLRVSEMVLERAKRLVEQGKDVVILLDSVTRLARAYNLMTPASGRVLSGGVDATALYPPKRFFGSARNIENGGSLTILATALVETGSKMDEVIFEEFKGTGNLEIKLDRKLANKRIFPAIDIEKTGTRKEELIMNKEEAELVWKLRRVLHSLDPTEAIELLIGKTRETKSNAEFLLAVKNSAAGKK